The sequence CACTCTAAGGCTTCTGAGAGTTCATGTCCTAAGATATACTAGCATTTCTTATAGAAATCTGTAGGGAGGCCATCCGGCCCTGGTGCCTTACCAGAGGGAAGCTGGTTTAGAGCTTGGAGAACTTCTTCCATTTTTATTTTCCCATTTAGGATCTGGTTCTGTTCTACTGTTATAATCCTGGGGATCCCAGACAACAACTTATTTTGATCCTGAAGATGGGATCCTTCAGTGTTATTCAGGAGATTGGAGTAGTAGGAGATAATCTCTTCTTTTATAACCTCTGGGTCCTCTGAAGTTTGGTTGTTTCTGACTTGTAGTTTAGATATCGAATTTTTTCTTCTGACTTTTGTTACATTGTGAaaaaacttagtgtttttgtcccccATTCTTAGTCAATTCTCTcttgatttttgcttccaaaagatttcttctttggagAGGATATCCTCGTACTCGAGTGGGAGGGATCTTTCCTGCTGAAAAGATTCTTGATCCATGCCCACCTTGATGATCCTGTCATTTAGGGCTGCTAATTGTTCTTCTATAAGTCTTTTTGATGAGAAGATGTTTTTGAAGTGTTGGGAGTTCCATTCAAGCAGTTTTTGTTTGACTAATTTTAGCTTTGCAATGAAACAGAAGAGTTTTGAACCCTCAAATGATTCTTCCTTCCACCATTTCTCTATCATTATAAGAAAATTTGGctctttcatccacatattttcaaatttgaaaggggtCCTGGTTGATCCCTGAGTGCCTTGTAAAGAGAGCAAAATGGGATAGTGGTACGAGCCTGAGCAAGAGAGAACATTGCAGAGAGGAGTGAATGGGAAAAGAGTAAGATCCCCTTGCCAGAAGAATCTGTCTATTTTTTCTGCAATATTGCTAAAGCCTTTTCTCTTGTTGGTCCATGTAAAGGTGTCTCATGAGTCTATTTCAAAAAGGCCATTCCTATCAATTCAACTGTTAAAATCATGTTAAGCACTCCCTAAGCGAGTGATACCCCCCCTCTTATCTGATGCGCTCTTGATAGCATTAAAATCGCCCccaatgaagacttgttcttcaaaTAAGGTGGTTAAAATTCCATCTAGAGAAGACCATGTCTGTCTCTTTTTGGAAGGGGCTACTGGACCATATACATTGATTATGAAGAAAGAAATGTTCAACTACAGGAGAGTGATTTTAACAAGCATCCAGTCCTTATTAGATGCGATACCTTCAGCTTTAATATGAGAAGGCTTCCAAATTATTATTAGTCCTCCCGAGGAACCTTCTGATGCTACTGTAGTATCCAAAGAAGCTTGAAACGAGGAGCTTATCCCATTCCCAAAGGCCACTGCTAACTTCTCTTCCAGTTTAGTTTCTTGTAGGAGGATTATATCTGCACTGACCAAAAGAATCTGTCTTTTGATCACCCTCTGTTTGTTAGGGGCGTTGAGtctcctaacattccaagataagattttcattgttgttcaggaagggggtttcccttccctactttccaaagatCTAATAGTTTGGATTGATTTTCCGCCTTTCCATCCTAGGTTCTAACCTCTATGAAAGACTTTCGACCCTTCTTGGGTGGGGATGAGCCAAAATCCGGCTTCTCCAAGCCCTCCAAGTTCTGGTGAATCCCTAGCTTTTTTTTCTCCTTGATCTGTGAGTAAAGCATTGCCAAGGGGGTATCCAATATTGCATCCTGATCCTCCTCTCCTATCATGACATTTTGCAGAAGATTATGAGCATCCTGATCCAAAGGCAAATCCAGGTCGTTAGATTCAAACAACGGGGATATCAGGGAAGGGAAGGATAATTTCGAAGATAGGTTGAGAAGGGGCTTATGGAGAAGGCAGTTCGAGAAGGGGGAAGTTTCTCCCTCTGGAAGGGAGGTATTCTCTTTGTCCATGAAGCCTGCTTTAAGGTCCTCTTCAATAACCTCCTCCTCTTGCAATATTTTCGCAAGGTGACTATTATTGGATTTTGTGAATATGGCCGTGCGAAAATTTCCCCTTAACTTCTTAGGCTTGAAGCTGCTTTTCTTCCTAGAGGCTTTGGATGGAGGTTGGGAAAAGATGTTAAAAGCTCCTCTGCTCAAAGCTGAAGTTTTTTTTTGCCCAAACAAACTCCTAACTACCTTTTGAGAATGAGGTTTGGCAATCGGGGATAAAATGAGATGAAGGCAAGGACCCGGGGAGGGAAAGGTGGCCAGAGGATCATGGCTAGGGGGCGGGGAAGCCAGGCCTGCAAATTTGTTACTCAAACTCGGGCAAGAGGAGGGGGAAAGAAGGACAAGGGGATCTGGAGCCACAAATAAAACCCGAGGAGAAGAAGAGACATTACCGAAAGACTGGCACAATGGCTTTGAAAGGGCTTGAGCCGGTATCACGACATCTAATTCTAGGGCAGCATCCCGCTCCAAGGTTCTCTTTTGAGGAGTTGAGCTCGCAAATTGTTTTGAGTGTTGAAGAGGGATATTGATGACTCCAAAAGATGCTGCCAAAGAGCTATTATTGACTATTTGGTTTCTCAATAAGCATTTGCCAGGAACTACTTTACCCAATCTAATCACTTTTTGCTTCCATCTGCCCATCTTCGAGATGATCTCAAGCTCACTGTAGATGCCTTTGGACaggtcaatctcaacataaatgtTTGCTGTATCCCCTTTTTGACCTTCAAAAAAGTCTGCTTCAATTCCTACCAGAGAACCAAGAGTATCCCCTATCTTCAGGAGTGATTCCAGGCACTAGAATTCAGAAGGAAGGCCTACTAGGGATAACCAGATAAGAGTTTTCTGGAATCTGTGTTGTGCTGGATCAAACCCTGGTTTCCAATCCAGGAAATGGAATGTGGAGCCTTGACAAAACAAGGGACTACCCTTTGTGATTGTTTTCTTTAGTGTCGCATCCACATATTCTATGAACAAGAAATTGTTCTGCATTTGTCTCACTGCTATAAAGTCTGGAAAGGATGATTTCCACCAATCCACGATATCTTTGCTTGTCCCACCAGTGCCACACCATTTCGCAAAGAAAACATTCTCCTTGAAGCGGACAAGTGAAGGGTTTAGAGATTTCGAAGGGAGCACAAAAAGTTTGCTTCCCATTGATTTCCTAAGCCATTTATGTTCCTTGCTTACAGATCCCAGTTGGTCGGGCCCTGAGGGGAAGGCCTTTCTGTTGTCCTTGACTCGCAAACCTCTGTTAGGCGGACCTAATGTGCTCCAAACCTTGAAAAGCCATCTTGTTGTTGAAGGGGGGTAGTTTTGTTGTCTTTGTCGCCTAGACTGCTTCTTGGAATACATAGATTGATTAGAAGAAATAAATCTCTTCTGATGGGTTGCGATAGGAATACAGTTTAATCCTGTCGCAACCTTTTTTGCCCAAGTGTCTAGGTTCTGGTACTCCTCAATGGCATTTTGCCGAGAAAACCAGTGGCAGTGGTTGACCGGGCTCTGAGACTGCGATTGATTTCGATACCCCGATCTTTGGTGCTGCTGGAGGGGAATGAGTCCACGAGTGGACCAACCCTGATTTCTCAGAGGTCCTATTCCGCGAGAAGTACCCTGGTTTCTCAGAGGTCGAAGCCCGTGGGGGGTCCAGCCTTGGTTTCTCAGAGGTCCAGCGTCGCCCATGACAATCCCCTATCCTTTAACTATACGGTTTTGATTTAACTATAGATTTACCATTCcttgtctaaaaattaatcatgaAACCACCAGATGCCTGAAATTTTGGTGCTTAAAGTTTTAAGCTTGCCTATTATTACAAATTCCATAGGACCACCTGCTTATGAAAGCTCCTAAAAATTCTCAGCAGTACCTGCTGAAATATCTTAGAAAGCCCAACTCTATAGGACTGCAGCTATTCCCGCTTGACTGCTTTCTATCTGTCACCAAATGCTAGAAGACAGAACCGGTACCGGTTGGCCACTACCAGACCTAGACTAAGTGCAGAAGAATACACTATTCAGTGTGTGCAAAGACAATGTTTAAAAATGTTACAATCAACACACTTTAACTGCACAAGTGAGAGAGTTTTTACCTGAGCAAGGATGCGGTCGCCCTGATAAATTGTACAGGATCGGTCAAAATAGCTGCCCTTGATACGGAAATCAGAGTATTTTTCGTCCCTATTACCGGCCATGAACACATCAAGCGCAGTCTTGAGCTGAAAAATCGACGATTTCCTTGCACTGAAGGCAAAATTTTTGTCGTCAGAGTTGTCACCTCTAAATGCTTCCCATCGCCTGTGCATCGAAAGCATCTGCAATGTAAAAAAGACTCTAATTAAAGCGGcttttgaattaaataattaatggcGAGCAGTAAAGATTGATTATTTATACCTTTTGTTTTAGGGTTAGCAGGGGATTTCCAGCGGCGTCTTGCAGGAGGCGGCGATCATGGAGGCTCATGACCTTTCCAGCGACTCTGAAGACGACATTGCCGTTGGAGTCGGTGATGGCGAAATCTCCTCCGCTGAGAGTGAGGAGTTTCTTCTGCACTGTCAATTCAATGGGGTAAGGAGCGCAGAAGCGCTGGTGTACTACACAGAGGCTTTGGGGTTGCTGTAACTGGTACTGCatgttttttttctcttctttgaaCCAGAAGATACCTAATTTGTCAGAAATTGCAGGTTGGGTTTTGGGGAATAAGGAAAAGAGGGAGTACCGACCGGAATTTGAGGGAAAAGATGAAGAGGATTTCCAAGTCGGTTAAGTCGGTCACTTTGTTGGTATGTTCAGTCACATATAAGGGCGGCTAAAGTTATAGAATATATGATACTTTTCTTGGTGTTGAAGCCAAAGAATATATGCTACTTTTCTTGGTGTTGAAGTTGTTCTATGATAGTGTAGATGGAGAATTAATGTGTTTTGTATGAAGATGAAAAAACTTGTgtcaattaaaaaacaaaaaataaaattaaaataaaatagtttctattttttattaattttataaaataatagaaaaacaaaaaaattattacatTTTGAAGACTATTTTTAAATAACAAAaagtaaaaatgaaataaaatagatgttacttttttattaatttgataaaaataatgtttaaaaaaaataaatttatcaagacaatatatttttgttttaaaaataaaatagaaaatctaTTAATTGTGCAACAAAAACTCATTGTAAACTTAttgttattttttgttttaaaaacaaatATTTCTACAAACActatgtttttaaaaaataaatagaaatactATCAAAGATGCAATGggtaaaattttatttaaattgagAAAGGAAAGAAACCATGACAATATTATTTATTCTCAATCTGGAAGAGTTCGACCAGTGGAAGGAGGCGTTATCAATCTGAAGAAATTCATCAGACGTGTTATGAATATAATCTTATAAAATTGAATACTATGAGGTTTTTTTGTTATTCATCTTCTTCTACTCCCAATGGGTTGTCATCCATGCACTTATGGTGGTTGGAAAGTTGTGTTTCCCCCCTAATATTATAGTTCTATTAATTGTGCAACAAAAACTCATTGTAAACTTACtgttattttttgttttaaaaacaaatATTTCTACAAACActatgtttttaaaaaataaatagaaatactATCAAAGATGCAAtaggtaatttttttttaaaaactgagCAAGGAAAGAAACCATGACAATATTATTTATTCTCAATCTAGAAGAGTTTGACCAATGGAAGAAGGAGGCATCATCAATTTGAAGAAATTCATCAGGTGTGTTATGAATAGAAtcttataaaattgaatataatgaGTTTTTTTTGTTATTCATCTTCTTCTACTCCCAATGGGTTGTCATCTATGCACTTATGGTGGTTGGAAAGTTGTGTTTTCCCCCTAATATTATAGTTCTATTTCCTCAATGATAATGCAGCTGCAATGATTGTCTAATCTAAGTTTGATATGGGTTCAATATGTAATTTAGGTGGTTTAAGAAAGTTCTATTATTGTGATATTCATTTGGGTGATTGTGAATTGGTAGACGAGCTTGATGGAACATTTTATTTGATCAAAGTGATTTTGATTTTCTTTCAAGGCACAATTTTCTTAAGTTTGTGTCTGCTTATCCCTAAGTTAAAATTCAGTACATGCTATAAGACCACATAAATAAATTAATGGGATGGTTAAAAATATCAATAGTAAAACTCAGACAGAGGTAAAAGAGCCTTCTAGGATTTTGTTTAGTGAACAATTCAAAAGCCCATTACTAGCTTTTCTTTCCCCAAAATAAGACTCTAATGACaaaattcttcatcaaattttggggCTGTAGAAAATTTAAATGGCACAATTATAAGATGACGCCTTTAATGCTACGCTATGCCTGCAAGAGACGAGAAGAATGGTTTTCAATTTTGATTATTATGTGTATATTGTTTGACAAGCGAAATGTCTATATTCTTAGATTAAGATATTATCTCATTTGGTTGTTTAAAATTTTGCTTCAAATTCATTACAAtaaaaatctttattattatttatgaatattatatactttcaaatttgatatctctcggtgTATTTTACATAAgctttttaaaatataggtatgctagttagtATTTGTATCAAAAAGAGGTGTAAGGGGTTGAGTCGATAGAAAAttctatataaattaatatgttagaaATTACAATTTGATGTGTATATATGATACATTAATTTAATTTGCAGTATCTAatgtatagaattttttttttaataatacttTGAAACACAATCTTTGACCTTAAGTCGATGATTTGTCTTCAAACTATTATTTTTTCTATGAATTTTACTCTGTGCTTTTAGTGATTTGTTTGTTTTGATTAACAACTTGACAATCTACATGTAAAAGATATGACAAATAATCAATTTAGTGGACAAACTATCACACTACATATGACAAATAAACAATTTCATTAATGATTTAATATTTGTGAAATATCGTTTTAAATTTGTTTTCAAATATATATTTCTTCGTATGCATGCATAACATACCACTATACTTTGCTTTTGAAATTGATGTCTCAATCATACTTATAGTGAATATGAATCaatcttatttatttaaaagaTAGGTCAAAACTCTTTAACAAAATTGTAATAAATATATAGACTAAATTAATCTTAGAATATGGTATCATTGTAGGATAGTCCATGCACCAACATTTagaaaaaaatacatttaaaagacaaatgtaaatttattttgaaataattataaaaaattaataccTTCAAAATCATGTACACTTATGGCTATATTCTTATATGTTAGCGTTGAAACATAGGAGGCAGACAATCAAACCTTAGCATTGTTGATAGAGAATacaatttgtgcagaatcttgaggTAAGTCACTTGCCATGGTTTCAACGAGATTTTTATGTACACaatcaaatcaatttctattttgttttatttcattaaaaaactaTTATGTCGTTATATGTTAAATCAAGACATTGGTTATGTGGTTGTATTTAAGGGTGTTTCTTACTTGGTTTTATTTGTATGATGGATGTAAGATTTTTTATTCCATTGTTTTGGACTCttatgaaaatataaataaaaaatagaaataaaaataatggaGACCAAGAAAAATGGTAGAGTGGAATGACCAATGAAGATTTGTGAGAGGGATTAACAAATGATTTGATATATTTAGGTGCAGTTTACAATCTATGTTGTGGCACCTAGGATTGAGCCACATGATTTTTTTAGCATGCATAAACTCTTAACACGTTCAACTTATAATGAGCATAAATTTTTCTACTtaattgatttctaaataataacCAATATATTCAACATGACGTCAACAATGTTATCATCACTTTTATAATTTAAATTCACCTATCTATCACACTTAATTTTCAAAtacttattttaattattcaaATATATTTAATCTAAATTTTTGCTATTTGACTGCATTTATCTAATTAGCCTTGATTATTTTTGTTCTTGTAATGCATTTGATTTCTTTACACTTTTATGCAAGCCATGGAGTACATTTATAAATTAATAGAAAGATGGAGCAACAACGATTATCATGAGATAAACAAGTAACTTGATTGTCGTGTCGTTTGGGTAATTCCATTCACTCCATTGCCAAGATGTAAAACAATTGATAAATAGTCTTACAGGTTTCCTAAGCATATTCAAGAGGAAATACACGTTAAATGCTTAAGGGTTGACAAAGGAACATTTGGAAAAATAGTAGAATAAGAGGATCTTACAAATGTTAGGTGCTTCCACGGTTTGAGGATGTGACTTACAATTCACAAGGTAGTATTGGGTATATATGTTCATATTCCCTATCCCATCGTCGACACATCACAACAATAATTGGAGATAGAATTTGCGTACAAGACTAAGACAGTTGTATTTTGGTTGGCCCTCAGCCTCTTTGTCCTCTTCACTGCTACTGTCATATGATTGACTCTAATAAACATTTAAGTTCTAATACATGCATTAGGTTAATAAATGTAAGTCTTCAAGTTTGAAAGGGTGTTGACATGGCTTGAGTATGTGTAGGGTCATGGtaggccaaaaagtggtgatgtgaaaaaaatgtgtttttcctttgttgaaaaacacaaaaatctgCTTTGAATTTTTAATTGGGttgtgagaaattttttttgactGCCACGAAATAGATATCCATTTGGAACATATATTCATTTAGAACAGATATTTGTTACCTATGGcacaataaaaaacaaaatacaGTCCCATGAAGGTCATTTTTACCAGTTAGCGCAACATTTTGGGTGGAGAACGTGACCCTAGGTATCAAATATCATAAATTATCTAATATCAATTTTGGAGAAACAATTTTCTTTGTAATTTCAACAATGTATGCTCAAATAATACCTTTtc is a genomic window of Cryptomeria japonica chromosome 7, Sugi_1.0, whole genome shotgun sequence containing:
- the LOC131074296 gene encoding protein LURP-one-related 15 yields the protein MQYQLQQPQSLCVVHQRFCAPYPIELTVQKKLLTLSGGDFAITDSNGNVVFRVAGKVMSLHDRRLLQDAAGNPLLTLKQKMLSMHRRWEAFRGDNSDDKNFAFSARKSSIFQLKTALDVFMAGNRDEKYSDFRIKGSYFDRSCTIYQGDRILAQMKRRYTITNVLLGKDTFAVLVQPGVDYAFIIALIIILDEINKDRHDEE